AGGAACTAGCAATAATGAATTTTATGAGCATACAACACAACAAAACAAACAAAAAGATTTTAGTAAATACATTTCCAAACAAGTCAAATATACCGATAACACCCTTTTTTCCCATGTTACTTGAAAGCCATCTAGACAATATGTAAATGTAAAGTTGAGAAATCACCCCGCCAAGAATAATAAGCCATACCATATGAGGATATTGTAATCTTTCAGTTGAAAATATAATAAGATTAATTATTTGCAATCTATTTGTCAGTAAGGCAAGCATAACAGAATCAATTTTATGCTTGCTTGAAAAATAAGATTTATTTGAATTGATAATATTAACACTATCCATCTATTTTATGTTCTCCTTTCGTCTAGAGGTTCTATTTTTATTTTGTGTATGCAGATATTCTGGTCTTGTTTTCATATATTGTATAGGTGAACGAATAATAATATCCTTCCAGTCTTTTGAATAAAAGGGGGCTAGGGGAGCAATATAAGGGCGATCTAAAGAAGTAAGTGAATTCAAGTGAATTCCTAGAAAGAGTAATCCAAGAATGATACCAAAAGACCCCCACAAGCCAGCTAATCCAATAAATATGAATTGGATTAGTTTACTAGAGTTTGTCATTAAATAGTTAGGAACAAGAAACGAAGCCAATCCGGAAATAGCTATGCAAACAACCAGAACAGGACTAGCGATTCCACTCTCTATTGCAGCTTGACCTATTACTATACCCCCAATGACTCCAAGACTTGGTCCTATTTTTGAAGGCATTCTTAAACTACCTTCTTTTAGAATTTCTAGTGTTAAAGACATTAGAAAAGCTTCAATCACTGGGTTAAATGGCACATCACTCCGGTAGGTTAGTACGATTATCAATGATTGGAGCGGAAGCATCTCATAATTATACGTAGTTATTGCTACGTAAGCTGGAACTAATAACAAAGTAATTAAAAAAGCAATAAACCGAATAGTTCTTAAAAAAGAGCCTACTAGCCACCGATGTACATAGTCTTCTGGAGATTGAAATAATTCAAAAAAAGTTATAGGTGCAACTATAACAAAAGGAGTTCCGTCCAAGATAAGTGATATCTTACCTGATGAAAGAGCTGAAACAATAACATCAGGTCTATCACTTAACTGGTATTGCGGAAAGAGGCTGTTTTTATTATCATCTAAAAATGAAGTTATGTCAGACGTATTTAAAAAAACATCATAATCGATATTTCTAATTTTTTCTTCCATTGTTATTAATATTTCAGAATCTACTAGACCATCTATATAAATTAAATAAAGCTTTGTTTTACTCATAGAACCTATTGTAAAGTCTTTGCATTTTAATTGTGCAATAGGTAGTCTTCTTCGAATAAGTGTTATATTTTGATCAATTTGTTCAACAAAGCTATCCTTTGGCCCATATAAAATACTTTCCTGCTCAGATGTATCAATAGAACGACTCAAATCCCTAGGAATTACTATACTCCAATACTTTTCTTGGACTATATCTTCAATCAATATTGAGCCAGTTAGTAAATTCTCCATTGCCTTATGTAAAGTATCTATTTCTGTTACTTCTATAGAACCAATGCTTAAAGGGACACTACCTTTGTTTCCGTGTAATAATGGCAAAATCACAGTTAAATTTAATTGGTCAACATTGATTAAGGATTTTAAAAAGTAAAGAGTATATTCGTTACCACCAGGTGTGTTTAAATTTATCTTGTTGAAATCAGCCATGTTAGAAAACAGGTTTTCTATTGTTTCAGCTGATAGATTCTCGGTGACGCTATCTGAAGTTGATTTTTTATTTGAACTTAAACCATTTCTTCTAAAAGTCATTTTCAAAGGCTCCTATTATTTGTATTTTTACTAACTATATTTTTAGGTTTCCCAATAAATTATAATATATTCTCCTAATTAGATTATAACAAGATTCTCCATAAAGATGTTGTAAAAGTGTAAGCGTCAAAAATTAAGTATCTAGAAAACATACCCTCCCATTGATAAACTTAAGTAAAAGATTATCAATGGGAGGTTACTTATGTATAAAAAATTAGATAATGATGCTTGGGAGGAATATTTAAATAAATTTAACTCTGTTAAAGATACAATAACAGTGAAAGATTTCTGTGCTGAGAATAACCTTAATAAGAGTCAATTTTATTACCATAAAAAAAGAGTAGAAAAGGCAATTGAAAGTAAAGAACCTGTTTTTCAGCCTATTTCTTTGAATAGTAAAGTTGATAATACTAAAGAAAATAAATCTACATTAAAAGAAGTAAAAATTAATGTAGGCAATGCTAATATCCTTATTCCTGTTAGCGAAGCTACTTTAATAACAGCAATAATTAAGGAGTTAATTCTAAAATGTTAAATATAGATAAGGTAGAAAAAGTCTATCTTGCCTGCGGTTATACGGATTTAAGAAAAAGTATTGATGGTTTAGTTATGATAGTGCAAAACCAATTTAAGTTAGATCCTTTTGATAAAGCACTATTTGTTTTTTGCAACAAGAAAATGGATAAATTAAAAATTCTTCACTTTGACGAAGGTTTTTGGCTATATTATCACCGTTTAGAAGCTAATCGCTTCAAATGGCCAGCGACAGCTGCCGATGCATTAAAGATTAATATTGATGAATTACGTTGGCTTTTAAAAGGCTATGAAGTAAGAACAAAATCTAAATTTAAACCTGTAAAAGCAAGTAACTATTATTAAAAAAATATCAACTTTGAACCCTTGAAGTATAGTAATTTCAAGGGTTTTGTGGTATAATAGAAATATCAAATAAAGCTAAAGGGGTAACTATGAGTCACGAATTTTTAACTAATGAGCTTGATGAAAATACAAAAGCATTAATTGAAAAAATGGAAAATGAAATTAATGAAAAAGATAAAGAATTAAGCTCAAAAGATGAAGAAATAAGAAAACTTAAAAATGAATTAGAATTCTTAAAAGGTGTTATATCTAATAGAAATAGAAAGATATTTGGAGCATCCAGTGAACAAGTAGATGTTAATCAATTATCTTTTTTTAACGAGGCTGAAAAATATAGTGATTCAAAGGTAGAAGAACCTACTTTAGAGGAAATTACATATAAAAGAGCTAAGAAAAGCAATTATACTGGAAAGAAAGACAATTTAGCTAATTTAGAAAGAGTTGTTGTTGAACATAAATTAGAAGGTGAGGATCTTAACTGCAGAGAATGTGGTGAAGAGCTTACTCCTATCGGAGTTAAATCTAGAAAAGAGATTGTTAAATACATTCCTGCTAAATTAATAATTGAGGAGCATGTTATTTATAGCTACGCTTGTAAAACATGCGAAAGAGCCACTGGTGAAAGTAAAATAGTTTCACCAGAAGCCCCTAAAACAATTTTTTATAATAGCATGGCCTCAAATGAGTTAATTGCACATACTCTAATACTTAAATATCAACATGCAATGCCACTATATAGGCAAGAAACTTACTTTGATATGATGGGAGCTACTCTTTTAAGGCAAACTCTATGCAATTGGACTATGTCTGCAGCAGATGCTTTAGAGCCGATATATAACCATATGAAAAAAGAATTGCTTAGCCGTAATTACATTCATGCTGATGAAACTACTCTTAAAGTAATTAATGGAGATTTTAAAGGTTTTCTCCAAACGGATGGATATAATGGATACAATTCCGTTAGCGGAGCTACAAGGGTATATTGCTTGGCTCACATAAGAAGATATTTTCATAATATAATAGTAGATTTAGATGAAGAAGCCCTAAAAAATTCTAGAGCAATAATAGGGTTTAATTATTGTGAGCAAATTTATAAACTTGAAAAAGAACTTAGAGAATCTTATTCAAATGATGAAAATTATTATGATATTAGATTTAAAATAAGAACTGAGAAACTAGCTCCAATTATAGATAACTTTATTGATTATGTTGAAAGAGAAATAAAAGATGCTCTTCCAAGAAGTCCGTTAGGTAAGGCACTTGAGTATGCTAAAAAGCATTTACCAGGATTAAAAAATGTATTATTAGATGGTTCTCTAGAAGTTGATAATAATGCTGCGGAAAGAGCAATTAAGCCTTTCGTTATAGGAAGAAAAAATTTCTTATTTGCTAACACTGCTAAGGGTGCAACTGCAAGTAGCAATATTTATAGTATTGTTGAAACTGCCAAGGCTAATAATTTAGTTGTAGAAAGGTACTTGGTTTATCTGTTTGATAATCTATTAAAGATAGATATAACGGATAGCGAAAGTCTAGAGAATCTCATGCCTTGGTCTGATAAGATCCCTAAAAATATGAAAATTAAAGAAAAGAAATAAAATTAATCCTAGTAAAGCTTGTATTGCCTTACTAGAATATTTTAATACTATTTTTGAAATTATTGAAGACGCTAAAACTTTGACGCTTACGTCTCCTCAACCTCAATAATAAATCTAATCTGTCAACTCGACCCTATAGCTTTCAGGGTAGTTGATATGTTTCATCAAAGAATAAAAATAAGGGTTTCCCGACATTAACATCCACGGCAAAGTTGCCGAGAGAAAATGCAATGTCAGGAAACCCTTTATTTATCAGTGTTTTGAATACCCCTACTTCTCAACCCTTGACATCAATACTACGGACTCAACGTGCGGTGTTTATTTAACCATATTACCAAAGTATATTTTTTTATATCAAAATATACTTTGGTTTCATTTCAGAACAGTAACATGTGAGATTATAAAAATTTTATCGTAACTTTTTATAACTTCTAAAATTTTATAATAACTCATGCATTGATGTAAGAATAGCGGAAAATTTAATACTTCCGCTATTTTCTTTTAACCTTAGATATCAACTATTTCAAACTTATATCTATATTAATAAAATAATAAATATCTTATCTAACTATTTATCTTTTCTATTATTATATGTAAGTTACTTCTAACTGTAATTTATTAAAGTAACATTAATTTTCCTTATTAGGTAACATAAGGGTAGCAAAATTTTTTGCCACCCTTAATTATAATTTAAAGTTGTTAAAATATTTTACTTTAAACTTTTATGATTCAACCCAATATTCAAATAAGAACCTCTAAAATTTTCTCAGCAATAAATGTTATTAACGGTACTGTCACTGCATTTCCAGCTTGTTTATAAAGCCTTCCATCAGATAAGTTTGCTGGTAATATATAATTAGTTCCACCTTCAATTAATGGAATATCTTCATATCCTACTGGAAAGCCTTGAAGTTTAAATGCTTCTGCTGGAGTTATTTTTCTTATACCATCATTGACTCTTATTAAGGGAACATTATGACCTCCTGTTCCCATATTAGCAGTTAAAGTAGGACAAACTCCATTCATGTTTCTACGAACATACATACCTCTTCGAATCTGATAAAATTGATACATATATGTTATTTGTTCATCTAAATTAATTCTGATTTCTTTTCTTTCTTCTACGGGTATTTGCAAGTATTCTTCTTCAGTTAAAAAATAGTGTGGATATTTTTCTCGTTTATAATAATATTTTTCTAAATCATTAAAGTTCAAATTATAGTCAATTATAGCATTAATCTGATTTCTTCTATCATCAGCTGTAAAATTATTTTTATATTCATTCAGATGAATATATCTTCCATTTTCATCTTTATCAAATATAGTAAATCTATCAGCATCTTCTTCATTTAAAAAACATACAATAAATATTCTCTCTCTATTTTGAGGTATATTAGTAAAATCCATTGTATTTAACACAGCTTCTTTAACTGTATATCCTATTCTTATAAGCTCTCTTTTTATAACTTCATAAGTCTTTCCACCATCATGACTTTGAAGATTTTTAACATTTTCCAAAAATAACACCCTAGGTTTTTCACCGTGTGTATTATTTATTAAATTTACAAGATCAATAATGCTCCAAAATAAGTTCCCTCTATGATCATCAAATCCCTTTCTCTTTCCTGCTATACTAAAAGCCTGACAAGGAAAACCACCTGTTAAAATATCTATTTGATGATCTAATATCTGCCATCTCTTTGTTTCATAAAGTTCTCTTTCTAACTCATCAATACATCTATCTAAATTAACTATTTTTTCTATATCCCCTACAATAAGATTATGATTAAAATTAGTTCTATATGTGACTGCTGCATATTCATCTATTTCATTTGCCCATACAAGCTCATATCCATTATCTCCATTTTCATCAACAGCATTTTTGAATCCTAAACATATTCCTCCAACTCCTGCAAATAAACTTCCTACCCTAAATGGCATTAGCTCTTATTCTCCTCTCTTTAGTACATATAATTCTTATCTAAATAGTAATTATAGCATACTACGAATAAAAAAGCAGCTTTTTGAATACTTTAAATTCTTGAATAAATAGTTTTATTATGAACCAACTAATGCTAAACTAAATTATTATATTAATTGAGGTGATTATAATAGACGAAGCTAATATAATTCAATTCAAGTATTCATTATAAAGCTACTATTAAATATCTTAGAATAATTTTATTAAATTAAGCAAGCAATAAAATCATATTTTACAGATATTTATTGCTTGTTTAATGGGTCAGTTTTATTCGAAAAAGTGGGTAATTTTATTTCACAATCTATAGCAAAACTTGTATCTTTAGAAATACATTTTACCAAGCTATTATATTTTTGTTTTTTCCTTTTTTATTTTAAACTTTATATTACACCTTTTTACTTATTTTGATCTACAAATTCATCATAAGACCCTATAGCTGTGAAATCTATTGTAAAATTATTATCATCTAACTTATATATAACTACAGAATCAAGTCCTAATTCTTGCAACTTATTATATGTTAATAATTCCCCTTCTTTTAATCTCATTACTTCTCTTAAAATCCATTCGCCAAGCTCCTTGTTAGGATTTGACATAAGAGCCTTTGACCCATCTTGGCAAACTTTTGCACTCATATTTTTGCCATTAGGAAGTTTAAGGTTAAAACTTATATCCCTTGGCGGAAAGAACCCCGGAAACTTCTTATGTATCAAAGAAGGAATTGGTATATAAACTTCATTATAGTCTCTTGCCCTTCCTCTTGCATTCCATTGATTAAGTCCACTTCTTTCAGGTACATTTCTTACTCCCTTATCAGAGAATAACGGAAGATATATATGAGGATGTTGCTTTATAGGTGCAAATATGAGCTTTTCCGAACAATTTTCTAATAAAATATTTTCTAAATATATATATGGATCTTCTATAATATTAACTTTAAAATCTAAGATTATATTCTTAGTAATAAATCTTTTGTAAAGGGTACTTTTTGACATATTAAAACTATACTCATTTTTATTATCTTCAAAGGATAGCACATGTTCCTTAATTTTTATATTCTTTATTTTATCTACATCTATTTTATCCATGGGACATTCAAAAACCATTATCCTTTCAACATCTCTAACTACACAATGGTATATTAATTGTTCTAGCCCATGAATCCTTTTAGTAGCTTCTAATCTCTCATTCCTTAATCTAGATACAGTTTTAATTATCTCTTTAGGGTTTTTATCTCTATATAATTCCAAATCACTGTTAAACTCCGCTATCTTTTGTAATGTCTTTCCATTACCATTTAAAAATGTTTTAATCCCTATTCCTATCTTATCTTTCGATGCGTCTGCTGAGCAATCTGAACGTGATAGATTTTCAGCATTAAAAACTTTACAAAATATATTTTCAACAGCTCTATACCCTAAATAAGGAGATGAACTCTCTGAAAATAAATTTGAAAGTGATCCCATTAATTTTAGTGTATTTTGATATTTTTTCATTACTTCTTCACCTTGAATATTGGTAAACATATTTCCACTCCTTCTCATTATTTTTTATAAAAAAACTCCTGTGAAATTTAAATTAGCTTGTCCTTTTTTCATCATACATTTTAGAAAATTCTTTTACCAAATTAATAAACCTATCACCTCTCCTTATTCTAGAACCCATAAATTCATAACCCACTTAATCACCTCTTATTTCTTTCATTACCTAAATTATACTATCACTTTTAAACTAAAAAATAGAAACTAGGTCACTAAAAGCAACTTAATCTCTATTTTTTATAAAATTAAGGAAACATATTTACTAATACAATTCATATTACTATAAAACTGTAATCATATAGAGTGAAGAAAAGACATACTATTGCCAAAGTAGCCCTTTCCTCCTGTCCCTATCTCCTTTCTAAAGAGCATTGGGTTCCTTACTTTTTTATTGTCATACTCTTAAGTAGGCGTAACGAACCTTCTTAGTATTCCTCTAGGGTCTATCCAACTTCGCTAAACAATGCGTTTCTAAAAATTAAACAAGCCATTAAAGCTAGTATAACTTCTAGAAACTTATGTTTAGCTAAATTGGATTAGAATAATCTTAATGGAGGCTCCCTCCAAACCTCCTTGAAGTATTCCTTTTCTGTCTTATAAAAAAGGTAGAAAACCAACAAGTTTTATTACATTATAAAATCTAGCAAGACTTGTCATAACATCATATATTCCAACCACTTATAACTAATACTATTAAAAACTATTATCAAATTTCATATATATTGCTATTGCTGTTATTACTATACATACTATTTTTCATTTCATACCTTTACGCATTAATAGGTAGATACACCTTTTATTCGGTCACTTATTCTGGTATTCCTCTTAAGCATAAAATCCTACCTCTTTTAAAAACTTTCTCCTTTTCAGGCTCTGAATACTCTGTGCCAGCTACATATGGAAACTCATATATCAAATTAATATTGACTAGCTTCTGCAATCGCTAAGCACCGCTAGCATCTATACAAGTTGTCCTGTATTAATTGAGATACAAGCTTGTTCATGCGATAAATTCTACTGTGAATTTTAATGTTTATTGAAACTATAGGTAGATGTTAGATTTTTCTCAGTAATTATACTTCTTCTAATTTATTATAAAATATAGGGTAGATTAATAAATTATAATGATATAGTTTTACCTGCACATTATATGCATAATGGGAAGATGCTATTCTTACATATTTGTTACCGATAGAGTTTATACTTGACTATTAGTATTATCAACTCCCTAATATTTTCTATAAATATTTTAAACATTTATCGCATCCTTAAAATTTTCCTTAAGCTGATGCATCATATCTACTTTTTCTAACTTATGAATATTAGCTAATTTATTAACAATACTATCTATAAACTCCAGTGAATATGTTTTATTTCTTTTTATAAAAGGAGCATCACTTTCTATTAGTAATTTGCAAATAGGAATATTTTTTATAAGCCTTTTTTTCTTTTCAGTATTAATCATATTTTCATTTATCGAAAAATAATACCCATTTTCTATAGATTTATTTAACTCAATTTCATTTCCCGAAAACCAATGCATTATAATAGTTCCATTAAATTTTCCTATTATGTTGTTTACATCATCAACAGCTAATCTACTATGAACACTAAGTACTTTATTTCCTTCTCTTTTGCATGAGTGAATAATTTTTTTAAATACTCTCTTTTGAGCACTAATATTAGCTTGATTTTTAACCTTATAATCCAACCCTATCTCACCTATATATTTGGCATCTTTTAAACTCTCTAAAAATACGTTTATCTGGCTTTCATAGTCGTACACTAATTCTGGATGAAATCCTAATGCAAACCTTATATATTTAAAATCCCTATACTTACTAGTATATTTATCATACAACACAGGCAAGTTAGTCATTGCTATTGTATAAGATTTTTCTTTTTCAATATAATCTATAGTAAGTTCTCTATTTTCAAATAAATCTAAATGCATATGTGTATCAAATTTAAAATTATTCATTATATTCCCCCAAAAATTTCTTCAATTCTAAAATACCTCTTATATATAGTTCAGTAAAATCATTTATTTTATCAGTAATTGGACCAGATTTTTGAATTGTTAAAAATGCATACTTAGGGTTAAACTTGCTAATTCCAAGATTATATGAATTTAAATTCATTCTTGCAGTCTTTCCACTGCTATAGTTAATATCTCTATATATAGTTTTATCTTCAAAATTTGCCTTCTTCATAGCAGCACGCCTTATAGTGCAAGGCAAACAATATCCACAATGACAAGAAACTTTCTCCCCCTTCATTCTTCCAATGTCCGGATGAGAGCAAGACATAGTATTTGTAATATTATCTTTCAAAAATTGTTGATCCTTACAATTTATAATCATTTCACCTTTTGTCATAAACTGATATGGATTTGTTATTCTAACATTAATCCCCATATTATCCAATAATGATTGCAATAAATATAAATAATATGGATGTGTAGTTCTTGTACTACTTGTACCAAACCTTGAATTCGTAAGTGGAATATTTAGAGATATAACTCCATTTTCTGGTATAATAAGTTCTACATTTTCTTGCATACTAGTTGCTATTGAAATAGCATGTGCAAAAAACATTAATGATCTAGTTCTTGTACTATCTTCTACTCCCTTCTTAGCTACTGCATAGAAACTATAATAATCTGATTCTCTTATTTTATACTTTCTTATAAATTTACTTCTCAAAATATCTTGATATTCTTTTGTTCCTTTACCGCCACCATAATGACTAACAAATAATATATTGTTATTATTTGTTAAATTAAGTAAATCTATTGATCCAATAAAAGAATCCAATCCCCCTGAAAACATACATATCTTCTTATATATCTTCTTATATATCTTCTTGTCTTCTTTTAAGTTTAATATTTTATCTCGCTTGTCCAACTCAAACTTCGTTAGATCTCTTTTTCTAAACTCTACTCTCCAAATATCACCACTTAAAAAGTTTAATAATTTTTGAACTACTTCTATATTTTGATTCCATTTTTCTATTTCTAATACTGGTATATATGCTTTTATCTCTCTACTCCAACAATCTTTTCCTAATTTTCTCTGAATAATCCTATCAATACCAAATACGAATAATGAAATATATAAAATATCTAAACCTTCATTACTTATAAAATTGGGTATATTTTTAACTTCATTCCAAAATGTATACCTAAAGACATCATCATTATCAATATTTAAATCAATAAACTCATCCTCTATAAAAAAATCATCATCCATTGACAGTTTACATATAATATTATTCATAGTGTTCCTCCTAAAACATCGTAGCATTCAAAATAAAGTGAGTTAACTATATCTTTTATATTATTTTTACTGAAACTGTTGATATTCACCTTCAACTCATTGTACGTAATATCAACAGTACTTTTTATGTATTCCTTAAATTCATTTTCTATTTCTACACTCTTATTTGAGTCATTAGAATATTCTTCAAATCTACTTTCTAGATCATTTAACATCTTCCCCCAAATATAAGATGATATATATTTACACATTAGTACATCAAAAATTTCTTCATTCATTGACTCTAAACAGGATATATCCATATTATTGTCTTCTATAAATAAATATAAATTTGATAATGTTTCTATAGTTGCATCTTTTGCAACTATTTCTTCCTTTTCATCAGAAGAAAAAGATATTACATTAACAAGTTCCGATAATACTTCCTGAATGTCTCTTCCGCGATATTCTATATTTAGCTCTTTAAAAGTCTTATTTAAACCATTTTGTTTTATATTAGAAAAAAGTTGTCCTAAATTTACTGTGGATTTAATACCTGCTTTTGAGTTTTGTGTGGAACTTTTAGCTCCACCTGATGCCTTTATATAATTTTTAACTACACCTTTTAAATTGTTATTACTTCCTGTAATATACTGAGATATTAATTTTTTTGTATTTTTCCACGGTTCTTCTGAAATGTTATCTTGATCCTCATTATTCAAATCATCATAATCAGAAGGCAACAAATTTTTTTTATCTATTGGTCCTCCATAAATACTCGATGTCCCCATATTATTTTGCTCCCTTCATTATTTTATCTATAGCTAATTGTAGTTTTTCATTCTCTTTTTTCCATCTTTCAAGTATTTCAAGCATCTCACTATTACGTTTAGATTTATTTATAAAGCTCCCAACTAAAGGTATTGCCCCTAATGGTATCAACTCTCCATTTATACTCATAAGATTACTTATTACATCTGTTGTAAGAATTTCTCTAGTACTTCCCCAATTTATAAATGAATTAAACAATTTAATATCTATTTTAGATTCCTTTACCATCTGAGAAAAAACTTCTTCTAAAATTTTAGACGCTTCATTATCATTTATATTTGATGCTTCTTTTAGGGCACTTTTTATAGCAATCTCTGATTTACTTA
This window of the Clostridium cochlearium genome carries:
- the tnpA gene encoding IS66 family insertion sequence element accessory protein TnpA, with protein sequence MYKKLDNDAWEEYLNKFNSVKDTITVKDFCAENNLNKSQFYYHKKRVEKAIESKEPVFQPISLNSKVDNTKENKSTLKEVKINVGNANILIPVSEATLITAIIKELILKC
- the qatC gene encoding Qat anti-phage system QueC-like protein QatC, which gives rise to MNNIICKLSMDDDFFIEDEFIDLNIDNDDVFRYTFWNEVKNIPNFISNEGLDILYISLFVFGIDRIIQRKLGKDCWSREIKAYIPVLEIEKWNQNIEVVQKLLNFLSGDIWRVEFRKRDLTKFELDKRDKILNLKEDKKIYKKIYKKICMFSGGLDSFIGSIDLLNLTNNNNILFVSHYGGGKGTKEYQDILRSKFIRKYKIRESDYYSFYAVAKKGVEDSTRTRSLMFFAHAISIATSMQENVELIIPENGVISLNIPLTNSRFGTSSTRTTHPYYLYLLQSLLDNMGINVRITNPYQFMTKGEMIINCKDQQFLKDNITNTMSCSHPDIGRMKGEKVSCHCGYCLPCTIRRAAMKKANFEDKTIYRDINYSSGKTARMNLNSYNLGISKFNPKYAFLTIQKSGPITDKINDFTELYIRGILELKKFLGEYNE
- a CDS encoding IS66 family transposase yields the protein MSHEFLTNELDENTKALIEKMENEINEKDKELSSKDEEIRKLKNELEFLKGVISNRNRKIFGASSEQVDVNQLSFFNEAEKYSDSKVEEPTLEEITYKRAKKSNYTGKKDNLANLERVVVEHKLEGEDLNCRECGEELTPIGVKSRKEIVKYIPAKLIIEEHVIYSYACKTCERATGESKIVSPEAPKTIFYNSMASNELIAHTLILKYQHAMPLYRQETYFDMMGATLLRQTLCNWTMSAADALEPIYNHMKKELLSRNYIHADETTLKVINGDFKGFLQTDGYNGYNSVSGATRVYCLAHIRRYFHNIIVDLDEEALKNSRAIIGFNYCEQIYKLEKELRESYSNDENYYDIRFKIRTEKLAPIIDNFIDYVEREIKDALPRSPLGKALEYAKKHLPGLKNVLLDGSLEVDNNAAERAIKPFVIGRKNFLFANTAKGATASSNIYSIVETAKANNLVVERYLVYLFDNLLKIDITDSESLENLMPWSDKIPKNMKIKEKK
- the qatB gene encoding Qat anti-phage system associated protein QatB, with amino-acid sequence MGTSSIYGGPIDKKNLLPSDYDDLNNEDQDNISEEPWKNTKKLISQYITGSNNNLKGVVKNYIKASGGAKSSTQNSKAGIKSTVNLGQLFSNIKQNGLNKTFKELNIEYRGRDIQEVLSELVNVISFSSDEKEEIVAKDATIETLSNLYLFIEDNNMDISCLESMNEEIFDVLMCKYISSYIWGKMLNDLESRFEEYSNDSNKSVEIENEFKEYIKSTVDITYNELKVNINSFSKNNIKDIVNSLYFECYDVLGGTL
- the dcm gene encoding DNA (cytosine-5-)-methyltransferase, translating into MPFRVGSLFAGVGGICLGFKNAVDENGDNGYELVWANEIDEYAAVTYRTNFNHNLIVGDIEKIVNLDRCIDELERELYETKRWQILDHQIDILTGGFPCQAFSIAGKRKGFDDHRGNLFWSIIDLVNLINNTHGEKPRVLFLENVKNLQSHDGGKTYEVIKRELIRIGYTVKEAVLNTMDFTNIPQNRERIFIVCFLNEEDADRFTIFDKDENGRYIHLNEYKNNFTADDRRNQINAIIDYNLNFNDLEKYYYKREKYPHYFLTEEEYLQIPVEERKEIRINLDEQITYMYQFYQIRRGMYVRRNMNGVCPTLTANMGTGGHNVPLIRVNDGIRKITPAEAFKLQGFPVGYEDIPLIEGGTNYILPANLSDGRLYKQAGNAVTVPLITFIAEKILEVLI
- the qatD gene encoding Qat anti-phage system TatD family nuclease QatD, with product MNNFKFDTHMHLDLFENRELTIDYIEKEKSYTIAMTNLPVLYDKYTSKYRDFKYIRFALGFHPELVYDYESQINVFLESLKDAKYIGEIGLDYKVKNQANISAQKRVFKKIIHSCKREGNKVLSVHSRLAVDDVNNIIGKFNGTIIMHWFSGNEIELNKSIENGYYFSINENMINTEKKKRLIKNIPICKLLIESDAPFIKRNKTYSLEFIDSIVNKLANIHKLEKVDMMHQLKENFKDAINV
- a CDS encoding spore germination protein; its protein translation is MTFRRNGLSSNKKSTSDSVTENLSAETIENLFSNMADFNKINLNTPGGNEYTLYFLKSLINVDQLNLTVILPLLHGNKGSVPLSIGSIEVTEIDTLHKAMENLLTGSILIEDIVQEKYWSIVIPRDLSRSIDTSEQESILYGPKDSFVEQIDQNITLIRRRLPIAQLKCKDFTIGSMSKTKLYLIYIDGLVDSEILITMEEKIRNIDYDVFLNTSDITSFLDDNKNSLFPQYQLSDRPDVIVSALSSGKISLILDGTPFVIVAPITFFELFQSPEDYVHRWLVGSFLRTIRFIAFLITLLLVPAYVAITTYNYEMLPLQSLIIVLTYRSDVPFNPVIEAFLMSLTLEILKEGSLRMPSKIGPSLGVIGGIVIGQAAIESGIASPVLVVCIAISGLASFLVPNYLMTNSSKLIQFIFIGLAGLWGSFGIILGLLFLGIHLNSLTSLDRPYIAPLAPFYSKDWKDIIIRSPIQYMKTRPEYLHTQNKNRTSRRKENIK
- the tnpB gene encoding IS66 family insertion sequence element accessory protein TnpB (TnpB, as the term is used for proteins encoded by IS66 family insertion elements, is considered an accessory protein, since TnpC, encoded by a neighboring gene, is a DDE family transposase.), with protein sequence MLNIDKVEKVYLACGYTDLRKSIDGLVMIVQNQFKLDPFDKALFVFCNKKMDKLKILHFDEGFWLYYHRLEANRFKWPATAADALKINIDELRWLLKGYEVRTKSKFKPVKASNYY
- a CDS encoding restriction endonuclease PLD domain-containing protein, with translation MFTNIQGEEVMKKYQNTLKLMGSLSNLFSESSSPYLGYRAVENIFCKVFNAENLSRSDCSADASKDKIGIGIKTFLNGNGKTLQKIAEFNSDLELYRDKNPKEIIKTVSRLRNERLEATKRIHGLEQLIYHCVVRDVERIMVFECPMDKIDVDKIKNIKIKEHVLSFEDNKNEYSFNMSKSTLYKRFITKNIILDFKVNIIEDPYIYLENILLENCSEKLIFAPIKQHPHIYLPLFSDKGVRNVPERSGLNQWNARGRARDYNEVYIPIPSLIHKKFPGFFPPRDISFNLKLPNGKNMSAKVCQDGSKALMSNPNKELGEWILREVMRLKEGELLTYNKLQELGLDSVVIYKLDDNNFTIDFTAIGSYDEFVDQNK